A part of Dermacentor variabilis isolate Ectoservices chromosome 10, ASM5094787v1, whole genome shotgun sequence genomic DNA contains:
- the LOC142560013 gene encoding sodium channel modifier 1-like, with product MAFKREGTDTALLQDLQKRRVSEILVSHIPEDEALLLKNGKYACTLCSHRPVLDTIEMLAMHRKGKRHLINLTRHLSHTKWKEQELQKRLQEANAVSGAMATSFDRTKLLGSAPVKATKKAPRLKLMKAAPYSSCCKKKGGDQGATGSSGLEEVKMPAISQNAENPLVKAYIKKTQQKNSFATVVEQNKRSSTMPSTSLRLGGSSQWCDVDESIAQRKKPVSKGVKKDLTEEEAKEKAKAHYFLNLRMSGWKLDRDGKWVKDENVEFDSDEEEPPPFVESVASTS from the exons ATGGCGTTTAAACGAGAGGGCACGGACACAGCGCTGTTGCAAGATTTGCAG AAACGACGAGTTAGCGAAATTCTTGTCAGCCACATACCGGAGGATGAAGCTCTTCTACTCAAGAATGGAAA ATACGCATGTACACTGTGCTCGCATCGACCAGTCCTCGACACCATTGAAATGCTTGCCATGCACAGAAAGGGCAAACGACACTTGATAA atTTGACTCGGCACTTGTCACATACGAAATGGAAGGAGCAGGAGCTGCAAAAAAGGCTACAGGAGGCGAATGCAGTGTCAGGAGCAATGGCAACCAGCTTTGATCGTACAAAA CTTTTAGGTTCTGCGCCAGTGAAGGCCACAAAGAAGGCACCACGCCTCAAGCTTATGAAGGCAGCACCTTATAGCAGCTGTTGTAAAAAGAAAGGAGGTGACCAAGGAGCCACTGGTTCCAGTG GACTGGAAGAGGTGAAGATGCCAGCCATATCGCAGAATGCAGAGAACCCTCTAGTCAAGGCATACATCAAGAAAACCCAACAAAAGAACAGCTTTGCCACCGTTGTCGAACAAAACAAGCGCAGCAGTACGATGCCATCTACAAGTCTGCGGCTAGGTGGCAGTAGTCAATGGTGCGACGTTGACGAAAGCATAGCACAGCGTAAGAAGCCTGTTTCCAAGGGAGTCAAAAAAGATCTTACTGAAGAAGAGGCCAAGGAGAAGgcgaaagctcattactttctcAACTTACGAAT GTCTGGCTGGAAGCTGGACAGAGATGGCAAATGGGTCAAAGACGAGAATGTTGAGTTTGACAGTGACGAAGAGGAACCTCCCCCTTTCGTCGAAAGTGTGGCTTCCACATCATGA